The Brassica napus cultivar Da-Ae chromosome C7, Da-Ae, whole genome shotgun sequence genomic interval ggacatcgattccgtcgtgaccgattttgaccccaacaatgacTCCTATCACCTACAGAGCTGTGAGCTCCCAAGGCTACGTGCCcattaggccatgtgcccactagagctacgtgctcccaaggctacgtgcccactaggccatgtgcccactagagccacgtgctcccaaggctacgTGCCCACTAGGCCATGTACCCACTAGAGCCCCGTGCTCCACAGGCCACATGCCTCCATTAGGCCATGTGCCTCCATCAGGCTCTGCGCCCATCTAGGCTCCGTGCCTCCATATACATGAACTACGAACGGCTTGATCCCTCAttgaagggtacgtaggcaatcccCACTGAAAGATGCAGCTATAAACCCAAACACCTTCCACGGTTCCACACTTAGACGCCCAAGGACCAGGCTTAACGGCCGGAACCATCAACTACAGATTAGGAGGCACCCAAGGACCGACCATGGTAGTCGGAACCATCGATCATAGATTAAGAAGACCCTGGGATCTTCACTATCGGTAGGCGGCCCCCACCTAGCGACCAATCTCCTCTGCTGCTACTAAGGCACCGACGACATATACTGGCCCATACCCATATGGCAGTATCCTAAGAGCAGGATCTCCTGGTTTATCAACTATCGAAGTAGGAGAATACACTCAACGACGCGTCTCCTTCCTCCTATCATTCCGTAGAGCTGAGCACGGATCGCTTGTGCaaaaaaatcccctaacagaaGGATCCCCTCCTTGCGATGATTCCGTCCGGTCCATTAAAGAATCTCATCCGCGAGCAGTAACTGCCAAGAACTGGCCCAAGAGCCCAAAACAACAGCCCCCCCAAATCACTTTCTCTCCTAAGGATACCATAGGCATTCATATGCCACAAAACGATTGTCTTCTCGTTGAAATCAGCATCGGCAATTGTGAAGTGACAAAAGTTCTCGTGGACACTGGCAATTCTGTCGACCTCATATTCAAAAATACGCTCGAAAAGATGCAAATCAGCCTCAGCGACATGAAGCCTTTGGCACGATCGCTAACAGGCTTCAACGGATCATCTGAGATGGTGCTCGGAACGATCCTCTTGCGCGTGCACGCCCAGGGTGTCACAAAAACCATCAAATTCTCTGTCGTCGACGTTCGAACACCATATAACGCTATTCTGGGTACTCCGTGGATCCACGCGATGAAAGCAATTCCGTCGACCTATCATCAGTGTGCTAAGCTCCTTGGCAATGACGGTCGAGTCATTACCCTTCGTGGAGACCAAGCTGCGGCCGGTGACCTTCTAATCGCCGAGGTTAAACGTCAAAAGACTACCTCTCACGTCAATTTGGTGGTAAAACCAATCCAAAAAGCTATACCCTAAAGGAAgagatttttgaaattattatcgACGAGCACGATCCATCCAAGACAGTTAGAGTCGGTACCTACTTGTCAGACGAGACCAAAGATCAGATCATCGCATTTATGAAGGAGAACATCTCTACATTCGCATGGTCGACCAACGACATGAAAGGAATCGACCCCAACATCACGACTCATGAACTCAATGTTGACCCAACCTTCAAACCGGTAAGGCAAAAGAGGCGCAAGCTTGGTCCCAAATGATCGAAGGCCGTAAACGAAGAGGTCGATCTATTTCTCAGCGCTGGGTCAATCACCGAAGTAAAGTACCCTGAATGGTTAGCAAACCCAGTTGTTGTCAAGTAGAATAACGGGAAATGGAGAGTGTGCGTCTACTTTTATGACCTCAACAAAGCTTGTTCCAAAGACGGTTATCCTCTTCCTCACATCGACCGACTAGTCGAATCCACGGCCGGAAACGAGCTGCTAact includes:
- the LOC106377762 gene encoding uncharacterized protein LOC106377762, translating into MQISLSDMKPLARSLTGFNGSSEMVLGTILLRVHAQGVTKTIKFSVVDVRTPYNAILGTPWIHAMKAIPSTYHQCAKLLGNDGRVITLRGDQAAAGDLLIAEEEIFEIIIDEHDPSKTVRVGTYLSDETKDQIIAFMKENISTFAWSTNDMKGIDPNITTHELNVDPTFKPVRQKRRKLGPK